The following are encoded together in the Brassica napus cultivar Da-Ae chromosome C8 unlocalized genomic scaffold, Da-Ae chrC08_Random_6, whole genome shotgun sequence genome:
- the LOC125595010 gene encoding glutathione S-transferase T3-like — MDSTNPYSRTSNFVNLLNSQQDCHFPELFPYDCGSQVHVFSTQGTETSSFYEDSPTQRKERKKWSPSDDVVLISAWLKTSKDPVVGNEHKECAFWKRIADNFASSPKVERGGAREAIPCKQRWQKMNDLVCKFSGAYAAATRHKTSVQSESDVVKMAHKIFYNDHKIKFNLHHAWEELKNDQKWCALASSN, encoded by the coding sequence ATGGATTCTACGAATCCATATAGTCGGACCTCCAATTTCGTTAACCTTTTGAACAGTCAACAAGATTGTCACTTTCCCGAACTGTTTCCTTATGATTGCGGTTCACAAGTGCATGTGTTTAGTACTCAAGGTACTGAAACATCAAGCTTCTATGAAGACTCACCTACACAgcgcaaagaaagaaagaaatggtcTCCCTCTGATGATGTGGTGCTCATTAGCGCATGGTTAAAAACCAGCAAGGATCCGGTAGTAGGCAATGAACATAAAGAATGTGCTTTTTGGAAGCGCATTGCAGATAATTTTGCATCTAGTCCAAAAGTGGAAAGAGGTGGAGCACGAGAGGCTATTCCGTGTAAGCAAAGGTGGCAGAAGATGAACGACCTCGTTTGCAAGTTTTCTGGAGCCTATGCCGCTGCAACAAGACATAAAACTAGTGTTCAGAGTGAGAGTGATGTTGTTAAAATGGCACACAAAATCTTCTACAACGATCATAAGATTAAATTTAATCTTCACCATGCTTGGGAGGAACTCAAAAACGACCAGAAATGGTGTGCTCTTGCGAGTAGTAATTAA
- the LOC125595012 gene encoding uncharacterized protein LOC125595012, whose product MASKKPVNRPSVRHPSHNHPLRVFKAQNEDEIICSGCELDLTGQAFKCTKDCDYFLHKSCFDLPREINHKSHPDHPITLFYSPSYDHQSYECDACGEYGSGFTYNCSVCKYDVHVGCAFIPETVDREDHKHPLTLLYKIPCEDGKMYVCDVCEEEVSENLWTYYCKECDYGTHVHSCALDEDYEKEEEENRESSSAASRMKSLMKAQDEIAAMKLESRMKKAANNAIIYSIR is encoded by the coding sequence ATGGCTTCCAAAAAACCTGTTAACCGCCCATCAGTTAGGCACCCGAGTCACAACCATCCATTGCGCGTCTTTAAGGCCCAAAATGAAGATGAGATTATCTGTTCAGGATGCGAGCTCGACCTAACCGGACAAGCTTTCAAGTGTACGAAGGACTGTGATTACTTCTTGCACAAGTCATGTTTTGACCTACCTCGTGAAATCAATCACAAGTCTCATCCTGACCATCCCATAACCCTGTTTTATTCCCCATCTTATGATCATCAGTCTTACGAGTGTGACGCTTGCGGTGAGTACGGATCAGGATTCACTTACAATTGTTCTGTGTGTAAATACGACGTTCATGTCGGATGTGCTTTCATCCCTGAGACCGTGGATCGTGAAGACCACAAACACCCACTCACTCTACTTTACAAGATTCCATGCGAAGATGGCAAGATGTACGTATGTGATGTTTGTGAAGAAGAGGTATCGGAGAATCTTTGGACTTATTACTGCAAAGAATGTGATTACGGTACGCATGTGCATTCTTGCGCCCTTGATGAAGATTATGagaaggaagaggaggagaatcGAGAATCCAGCTCCGCGGCTTCAAGGATGAAGTCGTTGATGAAGGCTCAAGACGAGATTGCGGCGATGAAGCTCGAGTCACGTATGAAGAAAGCCGCTAATAATGCTATTATTTATTCCataagatga